Proteins co-encoded in one Polaromonas vacuolata genomic window:
- a CDS encoding HrpE/YscL family type III secretion apparatus protein: MAFILPVNPLTPLRRLSIGIDPSVKVVRAHELVALRTAEQAVIDACAQADTIREDAKQAYEDERQRGYLEGQEAARLEQVEQMIENVSRTIDYFSRVESRMVDLVMQAVQKIIDDYDDNARILLTVKNVLSVVRNQKHMTLRLHPQQVALVKERIGSLLSDYPGVGYLDIVADPRLNFDACILESDIGMVEASMEGQLSALRRAFEKVLGSRV; the protein is encoded by the coding sequence TTCAATCGGCATAGATCCGTCGGTGAAAGTAGTACGTGCGCATGAGCTTGTCGCACTCCGCACGGCTGAGCAGGCGGTGATAGATGCTTGCGCACAAGCTGACACTATTCGTGAAGATGCTAAGCAAGCTTATGAGGATGAGCGTCAACGTGGATATCTTGAAGGTCAAGAGGCGGCAAGGCTTGAGCAGGTCGAGCAAATGATTGAAAACGTTTCGCGAACTATCGATTATTTCAGCCGAGTTGAAAGTCGCATGGTCGATCTGGTGATGCAGGCGGTACAAAAAATTATTGACGACTATGACGACAATGCGCGCATTTTGTTGACGGTAAAAAATGTACTGTCGGTAGTGAGAAACCAAAAGCATATGACGCTACGTCTTCACCCTCAGCAGGTAGCGTTGGTTAAGGAGCGGATTGGCAGCTTGCTGTCTGACTACCCTGGTGTGGGTTATTTAGATATCGTTGCTGACCCGCGGCTGAACTTTGACGCTTGTATTCTTGAAAGCGATATCGGCATGGTCGAAGCCAGCATGGAAGGCCAGCTTTCTGCTTTGCGTCGTGCGTTCGAAAAAGTCTTGGGAAGTCGCGTTTA